The following are encoded in a window of Fischerella sp. PCC 9605 genomic DNA:
- a CDS encoding CAAX protease, which yields MMWKRVAKFLGIFLIALLLTLLFPPLRYMWIVSYKALSSAFSLTLDLAQITLIAILFVGLTVPLEALGWWAGWYGDQIDTTLNPGTLAEPISPQTNVVRYVIYLDGIGQASSRYFPDGEEFLSQLAAALPHNIVIIRGLIPYSVLNRPLTEDRMLSLFWRTAERLSMSEQPGILGALLAVAINIRNMFVVTVSADQRYGPIYNQGMAQVMYNSLVNYGYKPGSGVPITLIGFSGGGQIAMGALSHLKQALAAPIEVISLAGVISGNTNALMVEHLYHFVGEKDTVECLGPIFFPKRWKIFFLSYWNRAKRMGKISFASLGPVGHSGPGGVFDLKKLLPDGRTHLQQTLELVTKILLGEYHSEQETVKVKPSNYDRYLQAAFNQPDYYPLTPMARVLTQTVQTDLYQPIATWMGRLILPPKEQRQSGVWLEIYHATDKYQYLVGQVVNLQWIDSPITKISVQAITKDVHFSEEAKYSYKQGLILPVRLNHWRQVTPLESLAGSRPNDDVIVMLREPVEVKDSTLYITSEPVQITGRFYGLVKFLQLATVGGEHFRVVHFNRASGQFDGVEEIVRMPKVLPYEQEIFPSTNHDIEKSPLNATGWYIYGARDAAGMFVVQAITPRVLLQVQPQRIINGRKAALDYVKKECWQDIVDRKGLIESVLLNTKTLDIDQAISEWREGDRALVVHVYGGIGGKKREAAASSSIYFGHFAYGVARVVREPLTDELCFDIDYHQVYTHNSDGLIAGTLHWSRYMGDRQFGWIGIRPTTNILIKFAPFTEDYDFNGVKRSALQTLIRELEIMTARYRIGDGTGVTYVGPANNCSQDSNQALYAAIKTIQVAIKSNNSEYQDWLKHNPEQVSRLQKLEKLGESLRRELLPFGVARADWQNSTENLGSSLEDSPLKQLFTGLLSWRTMLPRKASNTVTEIFLKQGASVWILATSQVGGCDPDIAAIAPISF from the coding sequence ATGATGTGGAAGCGAGTCGCCAAATTTTTGGGTATTTTTTTGATAGCCCTGCTTTTAACTCTACTGTTCCCACCTCTCCGCTATATGTGGATAGTTTCGTACAAAGCTTTGAGTAGTGCGTTTAGTTTGACATTGGATTTGGCACAGATTACTTTGATTGCCATCCTCTTTGTCGGACTTACAGTTCCTTTGGAAGCTTTGGGTTGGTGGGCGGGGTGGTATGGCGATCAAATCGACACCACACTCAACCCAGGTACGCTAGCAGAACCAATCTCACCACAAACAAATGTTGTTCGTTATGTAATTTACCTGGATGGTATCGGTCAGGCTTCATCTCGGTACTTTCCCGATGGTGAAGAGTTTCTCAGCCAATTAGCAGCAGCCTTACCACATAACATCGTAATTATCAGAGGGCTAATTCCCTACTCTGTCCTGAATCGACCCCTCACGGAAGACCGGATGCTGTCGCTTTTTTGGCGTACAGCCGAGCGATTGAGTATGTCTGAACAGCCTGGAATCCTCGGTGCTTTGCTTGCTGTGGCAATTAACATTCGTAACATGTTTGTTGTTACGGTTTCCGCCGATCAACGCTACGGCCCGATTTATAACCAGGGGATGGCGCAGGTAATGTACAACAGTCTGGTTAACTATGGCTATAAACCTGGTAGTGGTGTACCAATTACACTGATTGGTTTTAGTGGTGGTGGCCAGATAGCAATGGGAGCACTCTCGCATCTGAAGCAGGCACTGGCAGCACCAATTGAGGTAATTTCTTTAGCTGGTGTGATAAGTGGAAACACTAATGCTTTGATGGTAGAACACCTCTACCATTTTGTCGGTGAGAAAGACACCGTCGAGTGCCTAGGGCCGATTTTTTTTCCCAAGCGCTGGAAGATCTTCTTTTTGTCCTACTGGAATCGCGCCAAACGCATGGGCAAAATTAGTTTCGCTTCACTTGGGCCTGTTGGTCATAGCGGCCCTGGGGGTGTCTTCGACCTGAAAAAATTATTACCTGATGGTCGCACCCATCTCCAACAGACACTAGAATTAGTCACAAAAATTTTACTAGGGGAATATCACAGCGAGCAAGAAACTGTCAAAGTCAAGCCCAGCAATTACGACCGATATCTGCAAGCAGCGTTTAATCAGCCAGACTACTATCCCTTAACTCCAATGGCACGAGTTTTAACTCAGACAGTACAAACAGACCTTTATCAACCTATCGCTACTTGGATGGGACGGTTGATTTTACCGCCGAAGGAACAACGGCAGTCTGGAGTTTGGTTGGAAATATATCACGCTACTGATAAATATCAATATTTGGTGGGACAGGTCGTAAATTTGCAATGGATTGACAGTCCCATAACCAAAATATCGGTGCAAGCGATTACCAAAGATGTTCACTTTAGTGAAGAAGCAAAATATAGCTACAAACAGGGGTTGATTCTTCCAGTCCGCTTGAATCATTGGCGACAGGTAACACCATTAGAATCTTTGGCAGGTTCAAGACCCAATGATGATGTCATTGTAATGTTACGCGAACCAGTGGAGGTGAAGGATTCCACTTTGTACATCACCAGCGAACCTGTTCAAATTACTGGGCGTTTTTATGGGTTGGTGAAGTTTTTACAACTGGCCACCGTCGGCGGCGAACATTTCCGAGTAGTTCATTTTAATCGCGCTTCCGGTCAGTTTGACGGAGTTGAGGAGATTGTGCGAATGCCCAAGGTACTTCCTTACGAGCAGGAAATTTTCCCCTCAACTAATCACGATATCGAAAAGTCTCCCTTAAATGCAACAGGCTGGTATATTTATGGTGCCAGAGATGCTGCTGGGATGTTTGTAGTCCAGGCAATCACCCCTCGTGTTTTGTTGCAAGTACAACCACAACGGATAATCAATGGTAGAAAGGCAGCGCTTGACTACGTTAAAAAAGAATGCTGGCAGGATATTGTCGATCGCAAAGGACTGATTGAATCTGTTCTTTTGAATACAAAAACTTTAGATATCGACCAGGCAATTTCTGAATGGCGTGAGGGCGATCGCGCTTTGGTTGTCCATGTCTATGGCGGGATTGGCGGCAAAAAACGCGAAGCAGCAGCTAGCAGTTCCATCTACTTTGGTCATTTTGCCTATGGGGTGGCGCGGGTAGTGCGGGAACCTTTAACAGATGAGTTGTGCTTTGATATAGACTATCACCAGGTTTACACTCACAATAGCGATGGACTGATTGCTGGAACATTGCATTGGTCGCGTTATATGGGCGATCGCCAATTTGGCTGGATCGGGATTCGTCCCACTACCAACATTTTGATCAAATTTGCTCCTTTCACCGAAGACTACGATTTTAATGGTGTCAAGCGATCGGCATTGCAGACACTCATTCGTGAATTGGAAATCATGACAGCGCGTTACCGGATTGGTGACGGCACGGGTGTAACTTACGTCGGGCCTGCAAATAACTGTTCCCAAGATTCTAACCAAGCATTATACGCAGCAATTAAAACCATCCAGGTTGCAATTAAATCTAATAATTCTGAGTATCAAGACTGGTTGAAGCACAATCCCGAACAAGTCAGTCGGCTGCAAAAGTTGGAGAAGTTAGGAGAATCTCTGCGGAGGGAACTATTGCCCTTTGGTGTCGCACGGGCTGACTGGCAGAACTCTACTGAAAATCTGGGCAGTTCTCTAGAAGACAGTCCTCTTAAACAACTGTTCACCGGTTTACTAAGTTGGCGAACAATGTTACCTCGCAAAGCCAGCAATACTGTTACCGAAATATTTCTGAAGCAGGGGGCTTCTGTATGGATACTAGCCACCAGTCAAGTAGGTGGCTGCGACCCAGATATTGCAGCGATCGCTCCTATCTCTTTTTAA
- a CDS encoding YIP1 family protein produces the protein MTETALDRFWELIFGAIALNPKAFELIQTLPQSNRVALYTLLLAGFSQAIGQAIVLFVNRVKPIRFILSLLIASVLFAFSIGFWGLSTWLVSRILFDDNVSFGSVWSAMGLAYAPLIFSFFIALPYLGVPILVLLSIWTLLAFVIGLRVALDLSAWQAFWCVALGWVIFQILERTIGRPIAAIGKWLSNKAAGTQLVTDMRGLEQLLQTGPQISPGIYRTGNKAGNNTDKG, from the coding sequence ATGACTGAGACCGCCCTCGACAGATTTTGGGAACTTATATTCGGGGCGATCGCCCTCAACCCCAAAGCGTTTGAATTGATTCAAACCCTGCCCCAAAGTAATAGGGTAGCTTTGTATACATTGCTGCTGGCAGGCTTTTCTCAGGCTATAGGTCAGGCTATTGTGTTGTTTGTCAACCGAGTCAAACCAATTCGCTTTATCCTGAGCTTGTTGATTGCCTCTGTATTATTTGCATTTAGCATTGGGTTTTGGGGCTTGAGTACATGGTTGGTGAGCCGCATACTATTCGATGACAATGTCTCTTTTGGCAGCGTGTGGTCTGCTATGGGGCTTGCTTATGCGCCATTAATATTTAGTTTTTTTATAGCTTTGCCTTATTTGGGTGTGCCAATTCTGGTATTGCTCTCGATTTGGACACTGTTGGCATTTGTGATTGGCTTGCGTGTTGCTCTTGATTTGAGTGCGTGGCAAGCGTTTTGGTGCGTGGCTTTGGGGTGGGTAATATTTCAAATTTTAGAGCGTACCATTGGACGACCAATAGCGGCGATCGGCAAATGGCTATCCAACAAGGCGGCTGGGACACAACTAGTAACAGATATGCGAGGGCTAGAACAACTTCTGCAAACTGGCCCGCAAATTTCCCCCGGCATTTATCGAACTGGCAATAAAGCTGGCAATAACACAGACAAGGGGTGA
- a CDS encoding cupredoxin domain-containing protein, with the protein MNKIAIIGSVASLGLVFGIASNKAVAQISHEHMQPSQTKQTSQFRRIEQPLWAKAAVTAGGLGLIGLELWWFLLSKPKSQKAQSKQGVQEVTITVDGGYEPSQVVVNAGQRVRLNFYRKDPSSCLEEVRFPDFHIAQELPLNQVTPIEFTPNQPGTYTFTCGMNMFRGEVKVEAGQVQSPKGDEIMANTQPPMTTRVN; encoded by the coding sequence ATGAACAAAATAGCAATCATTGGCAGTGTTGCGAGTTTGGGGTTGGTGTTTGGAATTGCTTCTAACAAAGCAGTTGCACAGATATCCCACGAACATATGCAACCATCTCAAACGAAGCAAACAAGTCAGTTCCGTCGCATCGAACAACCCTTATGGGCAAAAGCAGCTGTTACTGCTGGTGGATTAGGATTGATCGGACTGGAGTTATGGTGGTTTCTGTTGAGTAAGCCAAAATCGCAAAAAGCACAATCAAAGCAGGGTGTTCAGGAGGTAACAATTACCGTTGATGGTGGGTATGAACCAAGCCAAGTTGTGGTTAATGCAGGTCAAAGAGTGCGGCTCAATTTCTACCGCAAAGACCCCAGCAGTTGCCTTGAAGAAGTCCGATTTCCAGATTTTCATATTGCTCAAGAACTACCCCTAAACCAAGTTACTCCGATTGAGTTCACTCCCAACCAACCAGGGACTTACACCTTTACCTGCGGTATGAATATGTTTCGAGGCGAAGTTAAAGTTGAAGCTGGGCAAGTTCAATCTCCAAAGGGGGATGAAATTATGGCAAATACTCAACCACCAATGACAACACGCGTAAACTAG
- a CDS encoding heavy metal translocating P-type ATPase has protein sequence MENANLKLRGMSCASCANNIEEAIRSVPGVEACSVNFGAEQATIQYNPQQTNLKDIQQAIEEAGYSAYPLQEQEMMSAQTDAEQEARQAESRKLKRRLILGGVITTILVIGGLPMMTGVHMPWIPDWLHHPLLQLVLTAPIQFWSGESFYQGAWKAFKRHTATMDTLVALGTSAAFFYSLFPTFFPGFFLNQGLSPDVYYEISAVVITLILLGRLLENRAKGQTSEAIRKLMGLQAKTARVIRNGQEIDLPIAEVVEGDVILVRPGEKIPVDGEIVDGFSTIDEAMVTGESLPVKKQPGDEVIGATINKTGSFKFRATRVGKDTFLAQIVKLVQQAQGSKAPIQKLADQVTGWFVPAVIAIAIATFILWYNLMGNVTMALITTVGVLIIACPCALGLATPTSIMVGTGKGAENGILIKGAESLEMGHKLQTIVLDKTGTITQGKPTVTDFVTVNGTANGNELNLLRLAASVERNSEHPLAEAVVNYAQSQGVELTDTQDFEAIAGSGVQGYVSNQWVQIGTHRWMRELGIDTGALQESWDRLEYLGKTVIWIAVNSKVQGIMGIADAVKPSSVNAIRTLQKMGLEVVMLTGDNRRTAEVIAREVGIKRVFAEVRPDQKADTVEKIQSEGKIVAMVGDGINDAPALAQADVGMAIGTGTDVAIAASDITLISGDLQGIVTAIQLSRATIRNIRQNLFFAFIYNVAGIPIAAGILFPFFGWLLSPIIAGAAMAFSSVSVVTNALRLRNFRPKTIG, from the coding sequence ATGGAAAACGCGAATCTGAAACTGCGGGGTATGAGTTGTGCCTCCTGTGCTAACAACATTGAAGAAGCTATTCGATCGGTGCCGGGAGTAGAAGCGTGTAGCGTGAACTTCGGGGCAGAGCAGGCTACTATTCAATATAACCCTCAGCAAACTAACCTGAAGGATATTCAACAAGCAATCGAAGAGGCGGGGTACTCTGCCTATCCCCTCCAAGAACAAGAGATGATGAGCGCACAAACAGATGCTGAGCAAGAAGCTCGTCAGGCTGAATCGCGAAAACTGAAACGACGACTCATTTTAGGGGGGGTGATTACAACCATCCTAGTTATTGGAGGATTACCAATGATGACTGGGGTGCATATGCCTTGGATTCCGGATTGGCTACACCACCCCCTACTTCAGCTTGTTTTAACAGCCCCCATCCAATTTTGGAGCGGTGAATCCTTTTATCAAGGAGCTTGGAAAGCCTTCAAGCGTCATACTGCCACTATGGATACATTGGTTGCTTTGGGAACCAGTGCAGCTTTTTTCTATTCGCTCTTTCCAACCTTTTTCCCCGGATTTTTCCTGAACCAGGGATTATCACCCGATGTGTATTATGAAATCTCTGCGGTGGTGATTACCCTGATTTTGCTCGGACGATTGTTAGAAAACCGTGCCAAAGGACAAACCTCCGAAGCTATTCGTAAGCTAATGGGCTTGCAGGCAAAAACGGCGCGAGTCATTCGCAATGGGCAAGAGATTGATCTGCCCATTGCAGAGGTGGTTGAGGGCGATGTCATTCTGGTGCGTCCGGGTGAAAAGATTCCGGTAGATGGTGAGATCGTTGACGGTTTCTCCACCATTGATGAGGCAATGGTAACGGGCGAAAGTCTTCCTGTGAAGAAACAACCAGGTGATGAAGTGATTGGAGCTACGATTAACAAAACTGGTAGCTTCAAATTCCGAGCAACACGAGTAGGTAAAGATACATTCTTGGCACAGATTGTCAAGCTAGTGCAGCAAGCCCAAGGGTCAAAAGCTCCAATTCAAAAGCTAGCCGACCAAGTTACAGGATGGTTTGTACCTGCTGTAATTGCCATTGCCATTGCTACGTTCATCCTCTGGTACAACCTCATGGGCAATGTGACAATGGCGCTAATTACGACAGTCGGAGTCCTAATTATTGCATGTCCCTGTGCCTTGGGACTAGCAACTCCAACCTCGATTATGGTTGGCACAGGCAAAGGTGCGGAGAATGGCATCCTCATCAAGGGTGCAGAAAGTCTAGAAATGGGGCACAAACTACAAACGATCGTCCTCGACAAAACAGGTACAATTACGCAAGGTAAGCCCACTGTCACCGACTTTGTAACCGTAAACGGTACAGCCAATGGCAATGAGCTAAATCTTCTGCGCCTTGCAGCATCTGTTGAACGCAATTCAGAACATCCTTTGGCTGAAGCAGTTGTAAATTATGCTCAATCTCAAGGTGTAGAGTTAACTGATACACAGGATTTTGAAGCGATCGCTGGTAGTGGTGTGCAAGGGTACGTGTCAAATCAATGGGTACAAATTGGCACCCACCGTTGGATGAGAGAGTTAGGCATTGATACAGGTGCATTGCAGGAATCTTGGGATCGCTTGGAGTATCTCGGTAAGACAGTCATCTGGATTGCGGTGAATAGCAAAGTCCAAGGGATTATGGGCATTGCCGATGCGGTGAAACCATCTTCTGTAAACGCAATTCGCACATTGCAGAAAATGGGATTGGAAGTAGTGATGTTGACCGGAGACAATCGCCGCACAGCCGAAGTAATTGCCCGTGAAGTGGGGATCAAGCGAGTTTTTGCCGAAGTTCGCCCGGATCAGAAAGCCGATACTGTCGAGAAAATTCAGTCGGAAGGCAAAATTGTAGCAATGGTCGGGGATGGCATTAATGATGCCCCAGCACTGGCTCAAGCCGATGTCGGGATGGCAATTGGCACAGGAACAGATGTAGCGATCGCAGCTAGTGATATCACCCTCATCTCTGGGGATTTACAAGGTATTGTCACTGCCATTCAACTCTCTCGTGCCACGATTCGCAATATTCGTCAGAATCTCTTTTTTGCTTTTATCTATAACGTCGCTGGTATTCCAATTGCAGCCGGAATTCTCTTTCCTTTCTTCGGTTGGTTGCTCAGCCCCATTATTGCAGGTGCAGCAATGGCGTTTAGTTCCGTCTCCGTAGTCACTAATGCCCTGCGTTTGCGTAATTTCCGACCTAAAACAATTGGTTGA
- a CDS encoding MFS transporter, translating into MNSESVPQNFSSSRRSPSQKWWALLSVGLGFTMFTLDNSIVNIALPSITNAFHTDLATAQWVIVSYLIVLTALMLSAARLGNMFGRQKLFQSGLILFTASSLLCGLAPGIVWLIGFRVLQGLGAVLIAGLGMAMITELFGTSPQYGLALSLAAMTLSLGSVFGASVGGFLVALGDWRAIFLINIPIGIIAIFLFTWCVPPSQVQRDTSQYFDGLGSILLVVVMVSFSFGMSEGQKQGFDSAIALILFAIAVISLIIFVWVESRIEQPIVDLSLFRNPILTINLLTMVVIYIAIAFRLFIYPFFLELALKYPIDQVGLLMITYPITNAIIAPISGRLVDKFGSRFLIPIGLMLLTFGCVLASTFTTQLTPLGYVFRDMVLGIGLAMWRTPNNTDIMSNAPPDKLGIVSGLLNESSMIGQTIGTPLASALFATFAFSSTHLARTTPPASLPPQAFVFAMHWTFLFVAILLGITVICNGLFHIAKRPPTKLSNMPFS; encoded by the coding sequence ATGAACAGCGAATCAGTACCCCAAAATTTTTCTTCATCTAGGCGATCGCCATCTCAAAAATGGTGGGCACTGTTGAGTGTGGGTTTGGGCTTCACGATGTTTACGCTCGATAACTCTATCGTCAATATCGCTCTGCCTAGTATTACTAATGCCTTTCACACTGATCTTGCTACTGCTCAATGGGTAATTGTTAGCTATTTAATCGTTCTTACTGCTTTAATGTTAAGCGCCGCTCGTTTGGGTAATATGTTTGGCAGGCAGAAATTATTCCAAAGCGGTTTGATCTTGTTTACTGCTAGCTCATTGCTGTGTGGGTTAGCTCCTGGAATTGTCTGGTTGATTGGCTTTCGAGTGCTGCAAGGACTTGGTGCTGTGTTGATCGCTGGCTTGGGAATGGCTATGATTACAGAACTATTTGGCACTAGTCCGCAATATGGACTGGCACTCAGCCTTGCTGCGATGACGCTTTCTCTAGGGTCTGTGTTTGGTGCAAGTGTTGGTGGCTTCTTGGTAGCACTAGGAGATTGGCGGGCTATTTTCCTGATTAATATCCCGATTGGAATTATTGCTATTTTTTTATTCACTTGGTGTGTTCCACCTTCCCAGGTTCAGCGTGACACCTCACAATATTTTGATGGGCTGGGATCTATTCTTCTGGTGGTAGTAATGGTTAGCTTTTCGTTTGGCATGAGCGAAGGGCAAAAACAGGGGTTTGATAGTGCGATCGCTCTGATTCTGTTTGCCATTGCTGTCATCAGTTTAATTATTTTTGTATGGGTTGAGTCTCGGATCGAACAGCCAATTGTTGACCTATCTTTGTTTCGTAACCCCATCCTAACTATTAATTTGTTGACAATGGTGGTGATTTACATTGCGATCGCATTTCGGCTGTTTATTTATCCGTTCTTCCTGGAATTGGCACTGAAGTATCCAATCGACCAAGTGGGACTGCTGATGATCACCTATCCCATCACCAATGCCATCATTGCACCCATATCAGGACGTTTAGTTGATAAGTTTGGTAGCCGTTTTCTCATTCCTATTGGTCTAATGTTATTGACGTTCGGATGCGTACTGGCTAGCACCTTTACTACCCAGTTAACACCCTTGGGTTACGTTTTCAGGGATATGGTGCTGGGCATAGGATTGGCAATGTGGCGAACGCCCAACAATACCGATATCATGAGCAACGCTCCCCCAGATAAACTCGGCATTGTTTCGGGGTTATTAAACGAATCATCAATGATCGGGCAAACGATCGGAACACCGCTTGCATCGGCTCTATTTGCAACATTTGCTTTCAGTAGCACTCACCTAGCCCGTACAACACCACCTGCATCTCTTCCGCCCCAAGCATTCGTATTTGCTATGCACTGGACGTTTCTGTTTGTGGCGATTCTGCTTGGTATTACAGTTATTTGCAATGGCTTGTTTCACATAGCCAAACGCCCACCAACAAAACTTTCCAATATGCCTTTTTCTTAG